From Kaistella polysaccharea:
CCGAAACAATATCGTAACCTTCCGTTTTTACCATGTCGTATAATTCCGGAATTTCCTCGGGAAAATCCTGTAAATCGGCATCCATCGTTATCACCACATCGCCGATCGCTTTTTCAAATGCGGCATGAAGCGCCTGTGATTTTCCATAATTTCGGGAAAATTTAATCCCATGGATTTGAGGATGCTGAATTCGTAAGTTTTCAATAATACTCCAGGATAAATCCGTGCTGCCATCATCTACAAACCAAATTTCGTAGGAAAGATTATGCGAAGTACACACTTTGTCAATTCGCGAAAAAAGTTCTTCTAAAGATTCTTCTTCATTAAGAAGCGGAATGATGATGGATAAATTCATGGAGACGTAAAAATTATGGAAACAAAATTAAGGCATTATTTTTTTGCAGAGGTAATTAAAAAATAAATGAAATTAAAGCTCTGTTTTATTCCGGAAAAAACTGGCAAAAAACGTTGAAAGTATTACATAAAAAACCAAAACAGCCGCAAAATAGTAGGTGAACTGGCGAAAGTTAAACATGTCCTTATCTTTGATCATTTCAGGAGAAAAACTCTGTTTTCTCTGTTGATAATTAATTTCTAACTCTGCAATTTCTTCGGGTGATTTCATCACTTGTTTTGCCTTGTTATACTCAGCGTCTAATTCAGTTTTCTGTCTTTCGAGGTATTGAAAATTCAACAAATCTTTCACTGCTGGATCGGCAAAGTTCAAAAATAAGAACATGGTGATCATCGACAAAAATCCTCCCACAAACATGGGTTTAAAAGCGCGGCCAAAAACGTCACGAAAACCCATTCGAACTCCCGTTCTTTTTACTGAATTCACGGAGATATACGCTCCTGCTACATAGATTATCGGCATCAAGAAAGCATTCAAAAGAAGCGAATTATTAAAATAATCGGTGTTCATACCGAAAAAGTACATTCCGAAGAAGACCACCATTGTTGTTATAAACAGGTAAAAACCAATGGTATAGACGTTTTGTATCATATTGAAAGTAATAATTTTTATTTTTTTAAAGTGTAGAATTTTGAATTTTCAATTAAAGGCGTATCTTTGCAACGGCAAGTCCTAAACAACCAGCTCCTGAAACTCCTCCAGGGTGGGAACGCAGCAAAGGTAATTGGTCGTAGCGGTGTGATTTAGGTAGCTTGCCATTTTTTATTTCTTATTCTTCTCCATTTTTATTTCACTCAACGTTTTTACACCTTTCCAGTTCTCCCCCGTTTTGATGCGGTGAATCTGCATGTCTGAGACTTTAAAGTGATTTGCCAGTTCCCGAAGCGTTTTTCCCTGAATCAACTTTTCTTTGATATAAAGTACATTCTCTACAGAAAGCTTTTCATTTCCTGATTTCCTCCTTTGTTCCCCAAAAATATTTTCATTGTATTTTTTTGCTTTGTAGTAGGGATTATCTGCATATCTCGAAAAAGCTTCATCTTTCGTGGCCCACGCCAAATTACCAACGTGATTATTTTGTTTGTTAAAATCCCGGTGAATCACTACTTCTGCATGATCAGTTTTTTCCAAAAAAAGTTCTGCCACCGCTCTATGGACTAAAAAATGTACGGCAATTTTCCGTTGCTGATCAGTCTTCAAAATAAATTTTTTCCTTTTTGCTACAACTGCAAGTTTTTGCTCTTTTAAATCTTCTATTTCTGGGAGATGATCACCAGTTTCTGAACTTTCTTTTAGTAATGAAGTACGTCTTTCCTCAATAAAGGCAATGAGTTCATTATATGCTTCAATTTTTTCAGTAACTTTTTGTGGTCTTTCTTTATATAAGGTAATGCGAACAATTGGATAACCTTCTTGCAGAGAACCTTTAATAATTCCGCCATTTGGACGAACTTTGTTATACGTTTTCACCCGTCCGAAATTGGAAATTTCTACACGGTAAAAATTACTGTGTTCAATGTTGAGTGGAAATTCTTTCCAAATTTCGATCTGATTAAGCATTGCTTTTAAATTTCAAATTCTTCTCCTAGTTTTGGTAAGGTAAAATCAATATTTCTTTCTTTAAAAAGTTGGTACGCTGCTTCATGGTTGATTTTTATAGGTGGAAAAGTATCAAAATGACATCCAATGACGCGCGTCGTTTTTAATAATTCGCTTGCTGCAAAACTTGCTTTTCTTGCACACATGGTATAATGCGAACCCACCGGAAGAATCGCCAGATCAATATTTCCGAAAAGTTTGGGAAACATTTCCATATCAGCCATCACGCCTGTATCACCAGCCATATAAATATTCTTACCCGAAAAACGGAAAAAATAACCAGCAGGTTCGCCGCCATATGAGCCATCTGGGAAAGAACTAGTGTGACTTGCAGGCACCATAGAAATTTTTAAATCATCAATTTTCGCGGAACCTCCAAAATTAATGTCAATTGAATTTGGATGTTTAAAATGTCCACAAATCTCTGGCTGACCGATTACAGTTACTTCAGGATAATGTTGCAGTACTTCTTCCACATCAGCAATATGATCGCCATGCGCATGTGTAATCAATACAAAATCGATTTTTTGCGTGGTGATATCAAACTGAGATTCTTCCTTTTGATAATTATAAAAAGGATCGCTTAAAATTGTTTTCTCTTTATAAGTGAACAAAAAACAGTTTTGTCCGAGAAATTTTATTTTCATTTTTGAATCCATGTTGAAAAAATTTTAATAAAAATAATTAAGGCCGAAAGCCACTAAAATAGCCATAGTCAAGGTCAGAATCCCAACTTGTTTTAAAAATGGATCTAATTCTTTCGGTTCTTTAACCTGCATAATTTTTCGACGCAAACCCGTCATTGGAAGCATCAAAATAAAGAAGATGAAAGCATAATATTTTCCTTGCGTATGTAATCCATTCTTCATCATAAAAACTAAAACCAGAAGCAAAGGAAGTTGCAAAAGAATAATTTCATAAACCATCGCTTTTTTAAAACCTAACCTCAAAGCAAGTGTTTTTTTGCCGCTTGCTGCATCACTTTCAATATCGCGCATATTGTTCAGATTAAGTACTGCTGCACTTAACAAGCCCACAGCGGTTGCAGGTAACAGAATATCCCAGTGAAATTCTTTTGTAAACAGAAAATAACTTCCACACACCGAAACTAAACCGAAAAAAATAAATACCATTATATCGCCCAGACCTAAGTATCCATATGGTTTTTTACCAATTGTATATCCAATAGCGGCCAAAATACAGGCAACGCCCAATCCTACAAAAATGTAAAATTCATTCATCAGGTTTTCTTTGAAGAAAGCCAAATAAAGAAGTGCAATGGTGGCAATCAAGGATAAAACAGAAAATAAAATCACAGCATTTCGCATTTGCGTTGCGGTGATTCTTCCGGAAGCTACGGCTCTTTGCTCTGCTTCATTCACTCTCAAATGGTCTGTTCCTTTAATTCCGTCGCCATAATCGTTCGCGAAATTCGAAAGAATCTGATATAATAACGTGACAACTAAAGCCATCGCAAAAATTCTCCAGTCCCAAGTTCCGCCGTTTTCCAGAACTCTCCATCGTGCGATGAAAGAACCAATAATAATTCCACTCATCGAAAGCGGTAATGTTCGCAGGCGTGCTGCGCTAATCCAATCTTTCATTGTTTTATATCCAATTTTTTGCTGAAGATTCTACTTTATAAAGGCTGTAATTTGCCAAATTTCTCAGTTCTGAAATTTTTGCAGTTTTCATTTTAAGGCTTCCACCGGCTGTACTGAAAAAAATATTTCCAAGATCAGATTTCTTTTGCCAGAAATATTGAGATATCGTTACCGTCTGAATTTTTTCAATTTGAAGTGTTTTCTGCTCAATATCCCAAATCCCACTTTGCTTTCTAATAAAATCCTCGTTATAAGCCAAACGACTGTTGTTAAAAGAAAAATATATAATCGAAGCCGCAAAAATACTATAAAAAATAGAATAAAGTAGAATTGGAGCAGTTTCTGAAAAGAAGAAAAAACCCGCTACGACCGGAACAACAATAAAGGAAACCGTTCGAGAAATAATAAATCTAAAATTCGGCTTTAAAAAAGTATGAAAAACCGGAATTTCTCTGTACAAAAATTTTAGAATATTATTTTTCTCCTCCTCATTACAACCTAAAATATTAATCGAGTTATTCTTGGAGTTTTCTTCTCCAATTTGATTAAATTTTAAGCTCAAAACATTCCATTTTTTTTGAAAATAATTTTGAGTAACACTAATCTTCTGAACCTTGTGATTATTTATAAGTTGATTTTTAGTATTAAACAAACCGTATTCAACAGATAAATAATAAGCAAATTTCGATATAATTAAATTGTAATACACTACAAAAGTGCGGACTACATTAATTAAAATTCCAAAAATTGCCACGAATAAAAAGGCTGCTATAAACGTAAAAACAGAAAGAGTTTCAATGCTGGTGTATCCAACTTCATTCTTTAAATAGGTCTCTAAATCAAGATTAAAATTTTTAGAGACTTGCTGAGAAAAATAGATCAGTAAACTGATGAGGGCGAAAAAACTTTTAACATAATTGGCAGTTACCGCATATTTTAATAAGGATAAATTTGAAATCTTTATTTGTGGAATTTCTTCTATATCTGCAGTCAAGTTTTCTTCAACAGCAACTTTTTTGTCAAGCAAGTAGCTTCTTATATATTGAGCATTTTCATTCGAAATAGCCTCAATCATAATGTCCTTTTTATCTGTGCCCGGAGAATCAATTTCAAGCTGATAAATATTCAGCATGCGATGGAGGAACGGCTGATTGATGTTGACTTCCTGAATCTTACTTTTTTCTAAAAGAATGGTCTTTTTATTAAAAACTCCTTTTTTAATAATGAATTCATCGCCTTCAAAATTAAATTCGTAAGTGAAGTATTGGTACTTTATATGTGCATTAACGACCACGAACACCAAAGAAATTATCGCCAAAAAAGTAAGAATTTCTATGGTATATTCCTTTTGTTTATATAGAATGTATAAAACAACAAACCAAAAACTCTTGAGCAATTTTCCGTAGGAAATTAGAGCTAGAATGATTATCCCCTTTTTGGATTGCCTTTGTGGCGCAGCAAAATCAGGATTCATATGATATATTTTGCGGCGTCTCTAACCTCTCCGGTTTATCACTTCCCGACTTCATTTTAAGCAAAATATGTTGATTGATCTTCTCTGAAAGTTTTTTATCTAATCCGTGAATCTTAACATCACCATTCTCTTGTCCGGCCGTAAATAGGGCAATAGTTTTTATATATAAAACCCTACTTAACCATCCTTCTTCTAAATTTACATGTTGAATTCTGTTGTACGGAATGATGATAGTAGTGCTTTTTATTAGACCGTGCTGATAAATTATATCGTGCGTTCGTAAAGCAAATTTTCTTTTAAAAAACCCGAAATAACCGATCACGTAATTGATGATTAAAAATAAAACCGATACTAGAAGTACGTATTTGAAGTAAACTCCAAAAAAATTAGGTTTAAAAATATTAAAGAGTAGCAAAGCAGCAAGAAAAATAATTGAAAAAACAAACCAATTAAAAACCACAACCCAGCCGTATTTTCGCGAAATAGGCTGTAATTTCACCGCTTCAAACTTGGGTAAATCTGCGAAATTAATTTCTGCGTTTTGGAATTCCACTAGATTTATTTAAGAAATCCAGTTATTGTCTCCGAAGTCGGGTTTTCTTTTTTCGAGGAAAGCATTTCTACCTTCTTTAGCTTCTTCTGTCATGTAAGCCAACCGAGTAGCTTCACCCGCAAAAACCTGCTGACCTACCATTCCATCATCCGTTAAATTCATAGCAAATTTTAGCATACGAATCGACATAGGTGATTTTCCTAAAATTTCTTCCGCCCACTCATATGCAGTATCTTCAAGCTCAGCATGTGGAATTACGGCGTTTACCATTCCCATATCCGCCGCTTCTTGAGCAGAATAATTACGTCCTAAGAAGAATATTTCCCGTGCTTTTTTCTGTCCAACCATTTTTGCCAAATAAGCCGATCCGTAACCGCCATCAAAGCTTGTAACATCGGCGTCAGTTTGCTTAAAAATAGCGTGCTCTTTGCTGGCTAAAGTTAAATCACAAACCACATGCAAAGAATGTCCGCCACCAACAGCCCAACCGTTGACAACCGCAATAACCACTTTCGGCATAAAACGAATCAACCGCTGAACTTCCAGAATATTCAACCGATGCCTTCCATCTTCTCCCACGTAACCTTGTTCGCCACGAGCCCGTTGGTCGCCGCCGCTGCAAAAAGCATGGCCGCCATCTTTTGGACTGGGACCTTCACCAGTCAGTAAAACCACTCCCACTGAAGAATCTTCGGAAACATGGTAAAAAGCATCGTATAGTTCCGAGGTCGTTTTGGGACGAAAAGCATTGCGCACTTCCGGCCGGTTAAATGCAATTCTTGCGACACCACCCTTTTTTTGGTAGGTAATATCTTGGTATTCTTTGACGGTTTTCCAGTCTGCCATTTTCTGTAAAATTTTGTGCAAAGATAGGCAATTATAAGAGGGTTGACCAAATGAAAAAGCGTCTTAGTTGGGCAAAATTACGCCGTATTTAGAAGCGTCAAGATTGTATTTTTTCCGAAAACCCTACCCGCTTTCCGTTGCAATTTTTCTAATCCCAACGCGGCATCCAGCAGCTTATTAGAAAAGATTTTCACTGCAATCGGGGCTAGAAGAAAAAACCCATTGTTAAATCTGGAAGGCTTCTTCCGAGATATTACGATTCTTTTGAAGCACTATTTCTGCCGCTTCGAAATCATGGGAATTGACGGGCTAATCGTAGTTTTGAGTACCTGGAACACTGCGCCATTTTTGACAAATTCGTTTTTAATAAAACTCGAAATCTCACGCGAAGCAAGTTTGGCTTTAGCAATTTCGATCTCGAACAAGTAAGACGACTGGAAAATGAGTACTAACTCTGACCTGTATTTTTTTGGCCAGTTGTTAAATATTAAGGTGCATCATTTTGGAATTCATCTTCTGCGATCTCATCATTCTCTTGAAGTACGAGTTCTGCAGCTTCAAAATCTCTGTCACTCACCATTAAATAGTAGTTTTGAGAGATGGGAAATACTGCAATATTATTCACAAATTCATTTTTTATATAACTGGGAATTTCGCGGGAAGCGAGTTTCGTTTTGGCTAATTCAATTTCGTATAAATAGGAAGACTGAAATATGGCGACTAATTCTGACATAACTTCTTTTCGGAAAGTTACTTATTTTTTGCCATATCGAGTATTATTCTGGAATTTTTGAAAGAAAAATCGCCTGAACTTTTAGCCCCGGTTGGAGCAATTGTTTGAGCTCTTTTTTCTTTTTGGAAGGAAAGCGGCAGGCAAAAGAAAAAAAGCGAGTGCGGAAAACGGGTTTGGACCTCGAACTTCTACACTCGCTTCTTGCTCCTGAAAATATTTACAGGATATTATCTTTCAATTTTTTTTCTGTTGATGAACCAATAGACGGGAACTCCGAGCAAAATGAGAATGAAACCGGGCCATGTATATTGGGGTTTGAAAATGACCAAGAGTACGCAAAATGCGGTGCCGATAAGAAGATAAATAATCGGAGTAATTGGATAAAGCCAGGTTTTATAAGGTCTTTCGAGGTTTGGTTGTTTTATTCTCATCCAGATGACGCCAAAAACAGTTACCATATAAAAAAGAACGATGATAAAGGAAATCATGTCCAGCAAATCACCATACTGACCGGAAAGCGCCAATAAACACGCCCACGCTCCCTGCATCCAGAGTGATTTACCCGGAACATTGTTTTCGTTATTTTCTGCGGCTGACTTGAAGAATAAACCGTCTTTCGCCATGGTTTGAAATACACGTGAGCCTGCGAGAACCAAACCATTAATACATCCGAACGTTGAGATCATTACTAAAATCGCCATGATGATAGTTCCTGTATTTCCAAAAATAACTTCGGAGGCAGCTACTGCAGGACGATTGTTGTCGGCAAATGCAATTCCGTTTCGGTCTAAGGCATGAAGGTAAACGAAATTCACAAATAGGTATAAAATCATAACGACTGTTGTCCCCAGCACCATTGCTTTCACTACATTTTTCTTAGGATTATCGATTTCGCCCGACATGAAAGTTACATTTTCCCACGCTACAGAACTAAAAACAGAGCCTACCATCGCGGCGGCAATTCCACCCAACAAGGTCAAACTACCGATGGATTTCCAGGTGGTAGGTTCTAAGGTAGTGCCAGTATCTGTCCCAAAATTCTGAAAAGCGTTCCATCCAAAACTCATATTTTCTGCCCAATGGGAATTTTTCACCAAGATGACACCGAAAATGATAATGCCTAAAAGGGCAATTATCTTCGACGACGTGAAAACATCTTGAAGAATCTTTCCATTTTTCAAGCCTCGGGAATTGATATAAGTAAGTAAAAGAATAATTCCTATTGCTAAAATTTGAATCCAGGTAATTTTAAAGCCGCCATTTTGAAACAAGGGTTCAGCGTTAAGTGCTGGCACCAGATAGGCGGTAAATTTACCAAAAGCCATAGCGACGGCCGCAATTGTTCCGGTTTGAATCACCGTAAATAAACCCCAACCGTAAAGAAATCCCGGCATTTTGCCAAAAATTTCAGTAATGTAGGTGTATTGACCGCCAGCTTTCGGAAACATTGAGGAAAGTTCGCCATAGGAAATCGCAGCTGCAACGGTCATAATTCCCGTAATAATCCAGACGGCAATTAGCCAATAGCCGGAGCCTAAATTCCGCATCATATCGGAACTGACAATGAAAATTCCGCTTCCAATCATAGAGCCCATTACGAGCATTGTCGAATCCCAAAGTGTAAGTTTTTTAGTCATAAAATGAACTATGTTATATTAATTACGATAAAATTTTATTTTTCAGTGCATTTTATTTTTAAAGTAAACCTCTCCCAATTATTAATTATAATTATTTAGCATAATAGTATACGGGAATTTCCTTTTTAGCTTTGAAAGCCGTAAATATATAAATTTTCTTTACCTAAAATCACATTTTAGTTACAATTATCACCCGCAATCTGGAAAACATTAATTATAAAAATAGAGGTTTAATTATTATTCCTACTTTTGTGAAAATTACAATCATGAAAAAATTATTCATTCTCTTTTCTCTGTCGTTCGCAACCTTAGCAATTGCACAGGAGAAAGTAACGTTAAATTCTGGACCGCCTGCAGGAAACGCAGTAGTAGGAGATCAATATGGGACGGAAGTATCTGAAAAGGCAGAGAAGACAGCCATGACTGTTAAAAAATTGGAGGAACAACTTAAAAAATCAGAAAAACTTGAAAACGTATCTGTTAAAGGTAAAGTCAAAGAAGTCTGTGATCAAAAAGGCTGTTGGATGACCGTAGAAACTGATAATAACGAAAAGTTTTTCGTGAAGATGAAAGATTATGCCTTCTTCGTTCCTACAGCATTGGTTGGGAAAAATGTAATTCTTGAAGGAAATGTTGAAAATTCAATTATATCGGTAGACGAACAGCGCCATTATGCTGAAGACGCGAAGAAGTCTCAGGCGGAAATCGATGCAATAACAAAACCGAAAGAAGAAATAAGGTTTATGGCCAGTGGAATAAAAGTGGTGAAGTAACCAATTCAGATAAAAATTGAAAGCGAAGTCGAGTTGAATTCGCTTTTTTTATTCTATAGTAAAATCTACTTTTTCGTCCAATTTTGGAAATTTGAGGTTTGAAATAAATTTCTTTCCTGTACAGTCAATTTCCTTCCAGCCCTTCTTCCTGCCGATATCTCCTACTTCTACGACGATTGGTGTGAACGATATTTCTTCACTTCCATTAATTAATTCTTCTTTATACTGTACCGCAATATCTAGAATACATTGGTAGTCGGTATTTAATCTTACATTTCTATAAATAATATCGAAATGGGTTTCTTTGTTTTGAGGAATTTGTTGATAATCTTCCCAACCAGCAGTGGATCCCTGTAATTCGGCCATCACGACCAATGCTTCATACAATGCGATTGTATAAAATTTTCTCGTTTCTTTCCGCAGGTAGTCATCCTGAAAATGGCCACCTTCAAATAAAATACTTGGAATTCCCATTTTCATCAAATTATCGCCTAATGAGGTTGGATAAAACTCGTCATTATACCGCGCAATCTGATGTGGAATTTCCGAACTCAATTTTTGAAAAATACGACTAATTACCGCCATTGATTTTTTACGCGTGGACGTTATTGAACGTTCATAATCCTGTGCAGGAGCCAAAAAAGACAAAGTTGCCGGATGAATTCCATCGGTGCTGAAAATTGTTCTTTGTTCGTGCAAATTCAGCGCGTAATGATAACTTTTCGAAGAACAAATTCCTTTAAATATTAAAATCTCCTTGCTCGATTCTTTCAGAAAATCGCGATTTATATCAATATCCAATGCATTCCTGCGTGTCCATTTTTCTGAGCCATCTGGATTTAACATAAAAACAAAATCGAGGGTGATTTTTGAAAGGAGGTCTTCCTTTAATTCCTTTTCATTTTCCAGAATTTCTAGCAAATCCAATATGGCATGTGTAGAATTGGATTCGTTGCCATGCATTTGGGACCAAGCCAAAACATTAATACTACCATTTCCCATTTCCATTTTAAAAATCGGCTTTCCTAAATCGGAGGTGCCGACCTCTTTTATGTAATCGCTATAATTGTCCTGTAGGTAAGAAAATAATTTTTCCGGGGAAATATAACGGTTTGGGAAATTGGGATTCTTGCGGTAATATTTAGTGATAGACATTCTTCTATTAATTTACAATTTCCAAATTTAGATTTTTCAAACCGAAAAATAAAATTCACTTTTGTAAATTTATTAAACATGACTAAATGTCAGTTTGTCTGTTGATTATTTTGTGGATTGTATTATTCTTATTTAAATTTTATATCCTCACTGAAAATCAATCTTTTAAAGCATTTAAATGAAGTATAAATTAAACTTTACTTTAATGCTAATTAGGTATGGAAAACCTTATTTGATGGTAATTATAATAAACAATTTTTAAAATAATTAATGAGTGAACATTTTTTTATTAACATTTGTAAACTAAATATAATTTCTTATTAATCGTTATATTTGCGTTTTAAATTTTTATGGCAAACGAAACTATTTTCCTACTGAGCTTTCTGGCTTTTATTCTATTAATATTGGTTCTAGACTTGGGTTTACTGAATAAGAAAGCAGATACAGTCTCCATGAAACAGGCTGGTTTGATGAGCTTTTTCGTTGTAGCGCTTTCAATGTGCTTTTATTTTGTACTTACAAACTACGGTCACCTACTCCATGGCATAGACAGTATTGAAAAACTACAACAGGTCATTTCACGGCACCATCATCCGGTTAAAATTATTCCTGGCAATCTTGAGGACAGTCTTTACTTATACAATCACAATTTAGGTTTGGAATACCTCACGGGGTATGTTGTGGAATATGCATTGTCCGTCGATAATATTTTCGTGATGGTACTCATATTTACCGCTTTCGGCGTAGCACCGAAAAATTACCACCGTGTGCTCTTCTGGGGTATATTGGGCGCGATTGTGATGCGATTTATCTTTATCTTCTTAGGTGCAGCACTTATTCAGAAGTTTGAATGGATTATGTATGTCTTTGGAGCTTTCCTCGTATTTACTGGGATAAAGATGTTTTTCGAAAAAGACCATGAGGATACAATTGATCCACAGAAGCATCCGGTTGTGAAATTCGCGAATAAATACTTCAAAGTTCACAATCATTTTGTAGGTAATAAATTCTTCGTGACCATTAATGGAGTGAAGAAAATGACTCCTTTATTTCTGGTTTTGGTGATTGTCGAATTCACTGATTTGATATTTGCAGTAGACAGCATTCCTGCCATTTTTTCTGTAACCAAAGATCCATACGTCGTTTTCTTTTCTAATATTTTTGCAATCATCGGTCTTAGATCCATGTTCTTTCTTTTAGCAGGAATCATTGATAAATTCCGTTATCTTAAAGTTGGCTTATCGTTACTCTTGACCTTTATCGGTTTGAAAATGCTCTTTCATGAATATTTGGATGAATTGGGATTCTCAACAACAGATTCGCTCTTTATTATTGTAGGAATTCTAGGCGGTAGTATCTTCCTCTCTCTGGTGTTACCGGAAAAAAAGAAAGACAGAAAATTAAAATATGATCCAGAAAAGGATGATCATTTAAGGAAATAATTACATTTGTAAATATATTAAATAATAGCATATCAATAACTTGGTGTGCTATTTTACTTTTGTAAATAACCCATAATTTTTATGCGTTACATTTGTAATATACTTTTGTAAAATTAATATTACATTTGTAACATGGATTTGAACGAAAGAATTTCTAGTGTAATCAGCTATTCTGAATTGTCGCTGTCAGAATTTGCAGATGAAATCGAAGTGCAGCGCTCCAGCATCTCACATATTACGTCTGGTCGTAATAAACCTTCGCTCGATTTTCTGATGAAAATTAAAAATCGCTTTCCAGAGTTGGAATGGGAATGGCTCATCGAAGGACGAGGAGAAATGCTTAAAAAACCTAATATAGCGTTAGAAGACAATGAATTACCATCAAAAACAAAAGCTACTTCCCTGCCCGATTTATTCTCATTAATTAATGATGAAGCTTTTGGTGTTACTGAATCTGAAGATAAAATTGTCCCAAAAACTTCCGTAGATGACGATATTCGTCCACAAAGGTCCAGTAAAGTTGAAATAGACGATTCTCAGCGATCAGACGCTCTTCCTACAACTGACAAACCATTAAATATTGAAAATCAGCAAGTTAAAGTAAAGCGCATCGTTCTATTTTATGAAAACGGAAAATTTGAAACTTTTGAACCCTAAATTTTAAGCGAAAAAAAATTATGTTGTACATTTGAGTATCCCTCAAAATATAATCTATGAAACTCGCTGCTCTCGCAAAAGAATTAGAAATATCCATTCAAAGCTTTATAAAATTTATTCAGGATTTTGATCTCGAACTTGCAGAGTGTCTCACCCCAAATTTTGAGGTAAAAGAAGATTTTGTTCGGTTTGCCAGAGAAAATAAAGAATTTCTAAAACGGTATGCCGAAGATCTTGATCAATCGAAATCGGTTGCGCAGATTGCAGAAAGTATTCACCAGCCGACCGAAAAAGTGGCGCAGATCATCAAGGAGCAAAAACCACAGCTTTTTGATAATGGAAGATACCGCTCCTCTATTTCCAGCTTTGGTATTGATAATAAACTTGGTGGAAATTATGAGTTCGTATACAATTATTTTGGGAAAAATACCAAATTAACAAAGCGCGATTTTATTGGATATCGCGATCTGTTTTTCTTTATTTCTGAAGCTCTGGAACCCTATTTAAGCAACGTTTCTGTAGAAAATTGGGGAATACATAAACCTGCAGGAATTATATTGTACGGGCCGCCCGGAAGTGGAAAAATATTTTGGGCA
This genomic window contains:
- a CDS encoding PH domain-containing protein, which codes for MNPDFAAPQRQSKKGIIILALISYGKLLKSFWFVVLYILYKQKEYTIEILTFLAIISLVFVVVNAHIKYQYFTYEFNFEGDEFIIKKGVFNKKTILLEKSKIQEVNINQPFLHRMLNIYQLEIDSPGTDKKDIMIEAISNENAQYIRSYLLDKKVAVEENLTADIEEIPQIKISNLSLLKYAVTANYVKSFFALISLLIYFSQQVSKNFNLDLETYLKNEVGYTSIETLSVFTFIAAFLFVAIFGILINVVRTFVVYYNLIISKFAYYLSVEYGLFNTKNQLINNHKVQKISVTQNYFQKKWNVLSLKFNQIGEENSKNNSINILGCNEEEKNNILKFLYREIPVFHTFLKPNFRFIISRTVSFIVVPVVAGFFFFSETAPILLYSIFYSIFAASIIYFSFNNSRLAYNEDFIRKQSGIWDIEQKTLQIEKIQTVTISQYFWQKKSDLGNIFFSTAGGSLKMKTAKISELRNLANYSLYKVESSAKNWI
- the menA gene encoding 1,4-dihydroxy-2-naphthoate octaprenyltransferase, giving the protein MKDWISAARLRTLPLSMSGIIIGSFIARWRVLENGGTWDWRIFAMALVVTLLYQILSNFANDYGDGIKGTDHLRVNEAEQRAVASGRITATQMRNAVILFSVLSLIATIALLYLAFFKENLMNEFYIFVGLGVACILAAIGYTIGKKPYGYLGLGDIMVFIFFGLVSVCGSYFLFTKEFHWDILLPATAVGLLSAAVLNLNNMRDIESDAASGKKTLALRLGFKKAMVYEIILLQLPLLLVLVFMMKNGLHTQGKYYAFIFFILMLPMTGLRRKIMQVKEPKELDPFLKQVGILTLTMAILVAFGLNYFY
- a CDS encoding 1,4-dihydroxy-2-naphthoyl-CoA synthase, which encodes MADWKTVKEYQDITYQKKGGVARIAFNRPEVRNAFRPKTTSELYDAFYHVSEDSSVGVVLLTGEGPSPKDGGHAFCSGGDQRARGEQGYVGEDGRHRLNILEVQRLIRFMPKVVIAVVNGWAVGGGHSLHVVCDLTLASKEHAIFKQTDADVTSFDGGYGSAYLAKMVGQKKAREIFFLGRNYSAQEAADMGMVNAVIPHAELEDTAYEWAEEILGKSPMSIRMLKFAMNLTDDGMVGQQVFAGEATRLAYMTEEAKEGRNAFLEKRKPDFGDNNWIS
- a CDS encoding putative signal transducing protein; translation: MSELVAIFQSSYLYEIELAKTKLASREIPSYIKNEFVNNIAVFPISQNYYLMVSDRDFEAAELVLQENDEIAEDEFQNDAP
- a CDS encoding NUMOD4 domain-containing protein, with the translated sequence MLNQIEIWKEFPLNIEHSNFYRVEISNFGRVKTYNKVRPNGGIIKGSLQEGYPIVRITLYKERPQKVTEKIEAYNELIAFIEERRTSLLKESSETGDHLPEIEDLKEQKLAVVAKRKKFILKTDQQRKIAVHFLVHRAVAELFLEKTDHAEVVIHRDFNKQNNHVGNLAWATKDEAFSRYADNPYYKAKKYNENIFGEQRRKSGNEKLSVENVLYIKEKLIQGKTLRELANHFKVSDMQIHRIKTGENWKGVKTLSEIKMEKNKK
- a CDS encoding PH domain-containing protein encodes the protein MEFQNAEINFADLPKFEAVKLQPISRKYGWVVVFNWFVFSIIFLAALLLFNIFKPNFFGVYFKYVLLVSVLFLIINYVIGYFGFFKRKFALRTHDIIYQHGLIKSTTIIIPYNRIQHVNLEEGWLSRVLYIKTIALFTAGQENGDVKIHGLDKKLSEKINQHILLKMKSGSDKPERLETPQNISYES
- a CDS encoding DUF4199 family protein, whose amino-acid sequence is MIQNVYTIGFYLFITTMVVFFGMYFFGMNTDYFNNSLLLNAFLMPIIYVAGAYISVNSVKRTGVRMGFRDVFGRAFKPMFVGGFLSMITMFLFLNFADPAVKDLLNFQYLERQKTELDAEYNKAKQVMKSPEEIAELEINYQQRKQSFSPEMIKDKDMFNFRQFTYYFAAVLVFYVILSTFFASFFRNKTEL
- a CDS encoding metal-dependent hydrolase, translating into MKIKFLGQNCFLFTYKEKTILSDPFYNYQKEESQFDITTQKIDFVLITHAHGDHIADVEEVLQHYPEVTVIGQPEICGHFKHPNSIDINFGGSAKIDDLKISMVPASHTSSFPDGSYGGEPAGYFFRFSGKNIYMAGDTGVMADMEMFPKLFGNIDLAILPVGSHYTMCARKASFAASELLKTTRVIGCHFDTFPPIKINHEAAYQLFKERNIDFTLPKLGEEFEI